The DNA window agggtcgaatcccacagagatggtgcgttcttaaactaccgcggtgacaattggaagatttggttagctaccacgcttgggttgagtttctacctaggctggaacttaaaggaggtgttctactggtcagacggtaaggaaaacatttggaatgtaactgtgtacgtggaatggggagacaattttgtaacagaaaatatttggaaggtacgtgtttctattttgggctaaacagaatattcagagtgtagtggaagtttgatgactaggccgacagggcttaactaaaagtgaaggacaaaagcaaaagcatctcgaaaagtaagtggtcccctccaattgaaatagacatcatcttcttcaacaaacacttccaaaattcagataacaattccagattcaacacggaaaactcagattaacaactcacaaacacagatccaaaactaagaaatcaaatctgaaatcaaacactgaaactggacttccgcatactggtcaacatgaaagaacgattcagaaattaaaactaaactttgcatgcaacgatctactttccgatcaaacagtacttgtttatctatcctaaagaaatttgttacgtaaacggaattgagagattcagcactttaaacaccgagaaactttagatctaagctaactaggcaagggaataaagaaacaccacaataaacgaaacggaaatcaacttcatagcataaacacgttcggatcttcaacaaagtacttcaaaagcagaaaatatccaaaggcaaacaagatccaacgtaaggaaaacgagaaatttaaaactacgaaagcaatgtaaaagtgttttgccactccgggcgatgagactctaaactacgatcttgctggctgaaatggacgatgactggaattctgggaacatctgaacgtcaagtgatcatggctacggcgaggcaagaagcgggacacggctgaaagactgaaactaccgagaaaactttctacctaaagatggtggtgaatgagtgaatgtgtgaatgtccaatttggcttccttttatagggaggctacccttgattttagggtaaatcctcgttgcaatttgacttctttgcccttaattgtgggtaatccgtcccagctatccgtcttctccatctcaagccgttttagcacgaatactgatcagtatgagatcatgctggcgcctccttcacctgaacattccgaaacttccctactggctagaatgcttaacctgcacactttaaacaactgttttgcaaatataatcaattaagcacatcatactgacccgtaaccaaggcctagaatacgacttatcaaggTGTAACTACTACTAGATCTAGGAACAAATTAAACtctggacctaggaaactgaaaacatcatgctGACATTGAACTTTCTCATAACTGCGAGATATTAAACTAACTTCTTAGACCAAGCAAATAGCTTCCTAATCtagctagacagaaagtgaGTGAACAGCGGGGACCATCGTCCAGAAACAGCTACCTGCATTTCATTACCTGAATCACacgcgaacatgaagaaaacagagcacatttccagattcaaacagaatgtaaaagtgcGGATGTCGGAAACTTGCTATTAGCCGGAAATAAAatagatctacatatactagacggaatgaaacgaaaacGCGTAAACTAGGCATCAACCACGATcaactctgtttcagatccagacgtcggatgcttaattcactccggatccaagcatttcgaacccaacaaccaacaaaatcaactccttAACTTTTGAttcaacagatctgctccgatcaacacaAACTTCCAATACTTCCACTCAAACTCAGTAAACCAACGCAGAAATCAAACATCCAGTTCAGTAACTATGATAAATTCAAAACCAATtgcatccataatcgaaatcaacagcagCAAGGTAAATTCAGAAACAAAAAATTGCATAGATAACAGAAATTCAACAGAAAacagagccgagcttcgaacggcgaagctcggtgaaattcacgactgcaaaataaaacgaaagcaataattgtatcttcgcccttcaCGAGaacggtgttacccaactactTAACAGCAAAATGAAAATGAACCCGAAAACCCCTCAAGTTCCCGGTAAAACAAGTGTGTAGAGTTTGGCGAGTGAGCTAAGAGAGCCAAAAGTGCCGAGACACGAGAGCTCCCTGTCTAAagtctttttttcttctaaaatgcatgctctcttccttatataggtgcgggtttgatcttctagaagctttcGCATAAATATCTATTCTGTCCTTCAGCATccgtgatctcctccgtctagtcattttctccacaatgctcacttttaTCCCCATTTCCTTGCTCCATGCAAACGTCATTTTCTTCTTCCTAGACTTGGCAAACTCTCTACACACCTGCCTtaaaaaagatgtgttagaccccgtaaattcatgaatttaaccccttaatcaatgcatgaaattggccTTATCAGATACCAAATAGCATTTAAAACAACATCCCAATTcacattcttcttctttttaagTATTTATCACGTTCATAAGATtttgtcacttattttcatttttatgcaTCCAAAAATTTGTtaccttttatttttactatgtTTAGTAGTGgatcccacatttcactaactcatttctattttgatcttattataaaattaatatataaaaatcagACCCACGTTGCACTAACTTTTTCATTCAAATTTCCACTATATTACCTTTGTCGGATCAAATGGTGATAAATTACTAGGGACGgagatagtaataaataaatcttCATCCGTTTCTTGTTAATTGAGGCATTTTTTTCGACACGAAGATTAAAAATAGTGTATTAAGTGaggtgaataaaataagaaagacaaaaagagaagaaaaagtaaaagcGATTCttgcttttgaaaaaaattaaaatgacttaattattttgaaatatttgaaaataggaaaataacttaattcacatcaaacaaggggaataattcaaaatataatcaaaatagcAATATGACGAAACAATACCATAGGAGGCAAGAAACCAGATTAACCGAAAGCCTAACGAACCGAACCGGAGTTACATCGAACCCGGTTCGCCGCTTAGGTTTTGCTGAAACTTTATTGAATCCTTCAACTTCCATCTTCAAACAATCTGCAAAGAATTTCTGATTCAATCTTCGCTGTTAAAAACATAATCGTTTTAAAGTTCTTTGTATGTTGTTTCTGGAATTCTCAGAGTTGATATCAGCCGCTAATTGATAAAATTTGAGGAGAAATTTTGAATCGCAAAAACTGTGTGATCCATATGGTTGAACGTTTACCGGTCGGTAGAAAATGCTCGTCGGAGGTGCACTGCCTCACCGGCGCACTTTAGTCCTCATCCTTGTATCTTGCAGCCAGTTTTCGCCATGTCGAGGTCCGTACAACGCGCTCTCTGCATCTATTTTCCTCACAGTTTTTTATTAAGTTGATTTCAAATACTGTAATTGCTCAATCTGTTTTGCGGATTTGTTGTGTGTTGCGATGTTTTTGTCGAGTATTCAGTAGAATTGATCGAACGGGATTCAAGTGCGTGTTTGATAATGATTGtagtgtttttgtttaattttttagcCCCCCTTTGTTTTGGGAGAGGATTTATGTTGTTAGGTATAATGAAGCGATTTAATTGTTGAGTTGTCTGCTTCTGTTCTGTTGTGGAAATTTAGTCTGTGTTATCTACCAAAAAATTGGAGCTGTTGCTAGAAcaagattttttttcttattgttGATTGTGTTTTTGCTTAGACATAATAGTTGGACTGCAGATTGTTGACAATTGGAAACGTTGGGAGAGCATTACGATCTTTGTGGACAAAACGAGCTAGTGACTCTTCGGAAGAGGTCAAATATGGATCAATTGTTCGAGTAGGGATTTGTAGTCCTCAGTATAGATTGTTCTCGACGTATTTGTTGCCTAAACCAGAGCATGCCCCAAATGCAGCTtataaaaaaggaaaagttTTCTGCAATAGTTGCATCAGGAATTACAGATTCGTTGCTTTTGGTGCTCAAGTTGCTTGGAAGAGGTTGGCTCAGGCATCAGCACCTGATGGGAGGAAAACTCATCGCACCATTAGCCGGATTGCTCAGGCAGTCAGCTTGGCTTTGAGCCATTCTTGCATTCTTGTTCCTGGTATATTTACTATGATATGTGGATCCCAGATGGCATATGCTTATGCTGTTCCAGAAACAGACATTTTTCCACCGAGGAACAGTATATACATGCATGCTGAGGACAGCCATCTTTTCCTGACCAGACTGATAATTTCTTTTTTCGAGAGCCTTATTTTGTTGCTGAGAGCTATACATCTCAGTTTTCTGTTTGCACCAAGCATTGTCATGGCTCCATTTGCAGATAGTTTTGGACCTGAGTTTAGGAAATTATGGCTTCAGGTTGTTCATCGAACTCTTGAAAGAGCAGGGCCAGCATTCATAAAATGGGGGCAGTGGGCAGCCACGCGGCCtgatctattccctagagattTGTGTAATGAACTGTCGAAACTTCACACGAAAGCTCCTGAACACAGCTTTGCATACACTAAGAAGGCTGTTGAGAAAGCTTTTGGTCGTAAAATATCTGAAATTTTTGATGACTTTGAAGAACAACCTGTGGCCTCTGGAAGTATTGCGCAAGTGCATCGAGCTTCGTTGCGGTCTCGATACCGTGGTCGCCAGGTCAAACCAATGCTAGTTGCAGTTAAGGTGAGACATCCGGGAGTTGGGGAGTCGATAAAGACGGATTTTGAGATAATAAATGCAGTAGCAAGAATGTCAAGGTTCATCCCTGCTCTAAATTGGCTAAGGCTCGATGAAAGTGTCCAGCAGTTTGCAGTTTTCATGATGTCTCAAGTTGATCTAGCGCGAGAAGCTGCTCATTTAAACCGCTTCGTATATAATTTTCGCCAATGGAAGGATGTATCTTTCCCAAAGCCTGTGTATCCTTTAGTCCATCCGGCTGTGTTAGTGGAAACTTTTGAGCATGGAGAAAGTGTTTCTCACTATGTGGATGAGCTTGAGGGGAAGAATGATAGAACAAGTAGTGCTCTTGCCCACATCGGAACCCATGCCCTGCTGAAGATGCTCCTGGTATTTTATTTCCTCTTTTCTTTTATCTGGTTatctatttccttttttttattattaggtCATATGGATTAATTACACTTCTCTCCTCTTTTTTTTCTGCACGTGGATATTGGTAAAAGGATACGATTCATATGGCTTTTCAGACATTAATTTAACTTTTAGGAGCTGTTTCTTAAAAAAATTCCGTTTCTAGTATTGAACTTCTATGTGACATATTGATGATTTGATCTGTGTATATGTTGTTTGAAGTTATAGTTGATTTCCATCAGCTATTAATACAAGAGTATGCCATTGTTGTGTACGATTAGTCTTATTAGAGTTCAGTATTAGATCACTTATTTGCTTTTCCCTTTAGGCAAGTAGTAAAAGAAAGAAATCCATCCTACAGAACTTGAGACTTTATAACTTACAATTTGTAACTACACGAAGGTGATGAAATTTTCCATCTTGTAGTAGTTAGTAATCATAATTTCACTCTGATATTCTGAAGCTGCCTTCCTTCTCTCATGTTTTATTGGGCTATTCAATTGTTTTTCTCAGAGAATGTGACTTTATACTTTTAGCTTTTTTGCTAATTGCAAAGAATACTTCATTTCTCTGAGAATTTATTTTGCCTTACCAGGTGGACAACTTTGTTCATGCCGATATGCATCCTGGAAATATCCTTGTTCGTGTAGCTCAGAAAAATCCAACTCGCAAAAAGATCTTCAAAACTAAGCCGCATGTTATATTCCTTGATGTAGGGATGACTGCAGAACTTTCCAAAAGTGATCGTGTAAATTTATTGGAGTTCTTTAAGGCTGTTGCTCGTAGAGACGGGCAAACTGCAGCTGAGTGCACACTGAGATTGTCGAAGAAACAAAACTGTCCAAAACCTGAGGCCTTCATTAAGGTGAATAAATGTTGTCctgcattatttgattaattCAAGTCAATTTGCATTCAAGAATTCTGACGAGTTCATTAAAATTTCTTCGAGTCATATGTTAATTCTTTATATGATGCCTGCATTACTGACTTGTGTTTCTGGAAACCACTTTGCACCTGCCTACAATACTCATTAGCTTATTTGTAGTGTAACTCTGCTACCATCCTCTTATACTTTTTGTCCTTTTTATGCAAACATTATTGCATTCCGCGACATTCGTCTCACTCTTGACTATTTGCTAACAGGAAGTGAGAGAATCATTTGATTTCTGGGGTACACCAGAAGGAGATTTGATCCATCAAACTGATTGCATGCAGCAATTGCTTGAGAAAGTTCGGCGCCACAAAGTAAACGTTGATGGGAACGTTTGCACTGTGATGGTGACAGTGCTGGTCCTTGAGGTAATTATATCTGAATTTTCAGTTATTCAAGAACATGTAGCCTACCATAACTATGTTATATCCTCCTACTCCATTGTGTTTGTCAACATGCTAGAACATAACATAGAAATACAGTCGATTTGTTTCGTTTCACATTATTACTGTAGGTAAGAGGTTGGGAATTAGTTAACCATATTTTGTATTGCCATTTGCTGAGAAAATTTGATTATCTTGACATTTGTATCAAATATGGTTGGCCCGTAGGGGTGGCAGCGGAAGCTCGACCCAGATTATGACGTGATGCATACACTGCAGACGCTGCTTCTGAAATCTGACTGGGCAGCATCACTTTCTTATACAATCGGAGGGCTGATGGCCCCATGATGTTGGTCTGCAAACAATTTTTTGAAAACGTAGGAACACTTGTACGACGAAATTGTATATCACTCGACAGAATCATACGCATTAGTTCGCTCATAATCCTTGATATCTCCCAATTTTGCAGGGATTTGATATTGAATTTGTTTATTTTGCTGTGGAAAACAAAACAGCGATATGACGACGTTGAGTTTATAAGAATACGCACCTGCGATTATTCCTAGATGCTTCTCTGTTCAGTTCAACTGATCGTCGACTGGATATTGTTGGATCAAATTTTAGATTCGATTGTTGCTTGTAAATTACCCTCTCCGTCTCCTAATACTTAGTCatcttttgtcattttagtccgtctctCAAAATTATTTCACTTACCATTTTCGAAATCCTTTTCACCATTTATTACACTATTAATAAGGTGTTAAGCTTAAATGCAGAGGGTTGCAGATGCTTAATTTTAggcatttcttgattgtttgtGATTAATCTTATAGTATCTTATATCTTGTGATTGTGTGTGTCATTAATTTTACTATTGCTGCTTCTTTCGTGCATGTGGTACAATTTTTATTTagagtaaatgtcaattttgATCTTAAACATATGACCAAGATGATATACGAATTTGATCTAAacatttactttttgaaaaacgggtccataacaaatgaaaagaTTATTGATGACAGAGTCAGAATTGAAACTATTGTTTTAGCGGAAAATTATAATTAGAAGAATTGGCCGATAATACCATTGTTTACCTTACGCAAtgcaatattttttttcacaCTTTTCCTATCTTTGTGTATCATGTGATGTCGTgtattcaataattttttttgttaaacatactaatttaaatgtttAAGGATATATTTTTCAATCGTGTATAGGTATTAAAATTGTAAAGATCAGATACCACATATATTTGATTTGACAAATACTGCACAATAAATTATGGAGATGTAATACACTATTTTCTTATTAATATGAAAGTTATATATTGTTCATATGTGATATGTGTATATCAAAAATCAAGTAATTCAATTGTTACATATATTATGAATGTGAAATTTACTAGTATTGTTGTTGTAACCAGGGGCGTAGCTAGGATTTCATCTGAGAAGGGGCAAAATTTTGTATATAGgaaaaatttatgtatttaagaAGGGGCAATTAGTATAACTAGAGTATATAATTGGAAATTTATATGTAAATGTATAAGAGTGAGGTAGGGGTGAggaggggcaattgccccagCACCTTGCAAGCTGGATCCGCCCATGGTTGTAACATACTAGTACTAAATTAAACTTTGAATGATGTATTATTTTTCATATGTGATTCAGATTTCATTTACGTTATATTAAAAAttgttattaaaattaaaaagatgaGAAACTATTCAATCAAGAGCAGGACGACTGGACTCTTCAAATCTTCCTACTCTCCAAGCCATATGCGAAAAGGTCGAGGCTCTCAACGACAAGATTACCGCTTGGATGATGGATTGCGCTGCGCTAGCCTCACCGACGATGACAATGAAGGAGAGGAACATAAAATCAGATAAATGCAATATTTGGATATCTCGGTGAACAGACAAAGGAAGGTATAATTTCCTCATACAAATCAAGTTTGATGACACTGGAGTTATTGTTCCTGAACCGTCAACAGCTTTCACTCTAATATTCCAGCATTCATCTCTAGCAAATCTTCGTGCCCTCGTACCCGTTCCTTGTTTGTTCCAAGTGTGTTCGTTTGTACAACTTATTTCCTTCAAATAAATCACTCCGAGTTTTGGTTTACTTGAGGTACCTAGCTTGTTCGTTTCTCTCAGTTGTCTCGTACGCCTTCCCCCACATAATAAAGTTCCACCAACGCTAAAGAGCCCAACGTTAGCTTGATTGGACTAAAATGAGCATTCTACAACTTTTGGAGAAGCTAGAGGTGCTCAAGTTGGCAACGATGCATTCTTAAAGCCTTGCACATTGAAGAAACATATTTACGGCGTTGGTCCGTCACTTTCCACAGCTTAGATCTCTCAACCTTCGCAACTGTGATCAACATCAAGAAGTGCCGATTCAGCTAGCTGGCATATCAAGCCTCCGACGGCAGGAGCTGTATGAAACAAGGCTTGCGATGAGATTTCTCTCGAGGAAAAGCAAAGATTCGTTCAAGCTTTCCATTTATCCTTGAATGATCAGCCTTGTGAGGTAAAACACAATGGACTTTATAGCTTTGATATTTAATGATACCTATGTTTCTTGTATATTGTTTTAATACACCATAATTACTTGTTTCAATCTACTTTGCATCATTTTGAGCATCATTTTAGTATGTTTCGACTACTTAGGTTCGAAATTTATCACGTAAATCTTTTAATAAAGCTCAGATTTCTCTATTATAAACTCAGAATCTAAACTAAATCTGAATCTAAACCCAAATCCCTCAGCGGCCGCCTTAAAAATTATGAGGCGAGTATATGGGTCAAATCTGCGAGGCTTAGGGCAATAGATAATATTGTTTGCATTAAaaattagattaatttatttacacTAATCTAAGTAGGGAACCAACTCACACAGGAACCCAAATTTGATTAACCATTAGTGGCAACCACCACTTTACATAGGTCCCATAGACCACAAAACTATATATGAACTGGGAATGTGGTCACATTTCGAGTCCattggaccggccaactcgaaggATGGCTCCCCGATCCACATGTTGTGTACACTAGCAGATTGTAGATTCAAAGCATCATGGTGtaaacattttaaatacttCAGAAAACAGAGTTCGCAAATTTAATACGATTTAAATCTAAAATCACTTaatgtttcaaattatttttcaattcaatattaattcagttaagttagatttaattagtgattgaatactgtaaaactctttattttattttccaatggatgaaacagattatttttgtcataatgttgttatgctttacatttaatggatgtttattgcatgtttaaatgtataagtaacttaacaaagtctaagtcttcgttttagtagaccggttgtgggcgtcgtccactttaaggtaacacagtcaattctgaacaaagaaaaaataagaatttcacaacccagataggcctagactacctatcgtgaaaggtctgcatatttctaagccttactaaaataagataacattggtgtggtagagcactgaattggatctaacagtgagacaagtctttatgctatctagtGAAAGACGAGgttttgataaattatttaattcttaatcaatgtacgttagcattgagcatacgatattgattatgcactactttgacttaccaaatggtgcagGTTTTTCACAACCTaataatcctggtatattgggtagtggtgattaatatctagcggtgttaggattgctattatattgaatcgtgcgcaaggtgagtctcgtttgataacgtcctcaagaggagctcgaaacaaggctttattattcagaacctagctagttggagtttgattactctatgaataataaataagtgtttcttgctaagtccactcttggaattaataagatgttaattaattaagttcatagcaaacactaattaattaatggacgtttctatcttaagcgtgggaaatgaacgacaaacaaatggaaacccggattacttataatttcagatttggatgggcagtgcaatattacttctgtagtggctgctcgtaatattccaatataagtttgtattaaattgtgggttcaatttaatttgtaaaaagctaattgggggaggccatatccaaaaccttccataggtccctgactgagcccaatatgtgacttaatataaataggagaataaaggagacagaatatACACTTAATTTTACtccaaattttcgtccccctctccttctctGTGAGAGACGATTTtcctctcctccgtgagataggattctgtcttctttatttaagtcctagtgtCCTAGTGAGATCAGCTCACACTGATATCAGCATACAGTCTGAGAACCAGTCAGAaaatccgtggtttagtactcaagatcttcacatggagaagacgctagctatcttcgattctttggagaatcttcaaggtaaaatggctaatccgtagaaagcatgttttaggtgtcaattacgctaaagcatgatttaattcaagttatgagtatgatacatgagataattgcgcgaatagattttgtttaaataatctgctaaatagatcagaattattatgtaattgatttatgtacgcttccgctgccaacccttTCATATTTATGTTAGTAGCCTAGTGGTTGAGTTGTTGCTCTTTATCAATTCATATTACTATCTCTGTCCCGCATTAActgtcacatttacttttttacactcgttttataaaaatgataataaatagttaaagtcgagaaatagtaaaataagagaacgGATAAGGTAGAAAAGAGTcttctttacattattctctctcttactttactatttttccACATTAactaattattatcatttttataaaatgagtgcagaaaagtaaatgtgacagttaatgcaggacggaggtagtacttcTTAATACCAATTCAAACCATTAAAATACTTTATGaatctatatttttattaatctacatatagtattattttgttatactccattcgtcggccattaaatgtctcatatttgatcgacatggattttaagaaattgtttgactttatgtaataaagtgagtagaaaagttagtagaatgtaggacctacttttatatactattggttttataataaaatgtgagtagaatgtagggtccacttaccaaatataataaaaaagaaatgagacatttattggcggacggacgaaaaaagaaaaaatgagacatttaatggtttaaggagggagtactatttatagtttagttaaataatttttttaaaatattttatttatttttataaaaaaacttaTTTTATGTGATCTTTAttgcatttttattatttgaaaatcaaaataaacatTACAAATATTTATGGGGTCTAAATGTTTACTATTTTAactatatcatttttttatgttttaattaattttattattaaaaattgtaataaatttttttaatattcaattCTGGCCATCCGTATTGGGCTTCTGAATCCGCTAGTGCTCACACCCACAAGCAATGTTGGAATGACCAACGGACGAGGATGGTGTTAGAAAATGTTTGGTTTGGGTGATAGGAGAAAATGACATTTCAATTTACTTGCCACATGCTGATATAATATTGcactagtactatttttagCATTTGAGTAGTACATCATGAAAATTGATTTCTTTTATTCTAAAATTGCAGGATACAAAAGAAAAACACAGGCGCCAGTTGCATTAATTGCTGCGAGTTAGTTGCTTCTGAAATGAGGTAACTGTGGAGATCAACGTTTCATGATCAGCTCAGGCCAGCCGAATCAAAATGCGGCGTTATTGATAAGCCACAACCAACCCAGAACAACTCCTGCAAATATACCAGCAAGCAGAAATACAACCAGCAAGTTCCCCAATGCGTTCTGCTCCGGTGCCTATAACACACCTCTTTAATGTTAGACTTTTGCATTCACTATTTTTACTCATTCAAAAACTAATCTCTCATCCAAAACTCACTGTATAGCCTCTTGGCGCGACCGTGAGCACACAAACCGTGAGATACCCATTGCTTAGTCCAAGAAACGAGCATAGCATTATCATCCATCCTTGGTCTCCATACTTAGCAGTGAAGTAGAAGCATGGAATGAGAACAATACGCGACAAACATGCAATGGTGAGGCCCTTTCTGGATTCCAATCTGATGCCATCAATGAGAGGGACGTATCTTCCTATAAGATCCCAAATGTTGTAGCATGCCACCAGCACAACCGCATACCTTCAcacaatttcatttcatttcatttgcataTTGACTCTCGAAAGAAAATAAACGCATATAAAAATAAACGTACCAAGCCCCTAGTTGGTGTTCACCCGTGTTTTCGTATAGAAATCCTGGGAAGATTGATAGAGTAAGAGCGTATATAAACCAAAGGTTGAAGGCATGATCTTTATTCTTGAGTAACAACTCCTTGTTGGTTAAGCGCTCATGTTTAACAATCTGCAATAACATATCCATGCCTTATTACTATACAAATATATGAAATTGAATGTTTCAATAAAGCCATTTTACATTTTCATTATCTTTTGTATGGATTCCGGCCGCAGCAAGATCAGATGTAACTGTTTTCGAACCTTCCAAAGCCGCCTTCTTACGGAAATGCTTCACAATCGGGAGCCTCCCAAACACATTCGCGTACAGAAAAATgcaaacaaatt is part of the Salvia splendens isolate huo1 chromosome 22, SspV2, whole genome shotgun sequence genome and encodes:
- the LOC121787135 gene encoding probable serine/threonine-protein kinase abkC, which translates into the protein MSRLLTIGNVGRALRSLWTKRASDSSEEVKYGSIVRVGICSPQYRLFSTYLLPKPEHAPNAAYKKGKVFCNSCIRNYRFVAFGAQVAWKRLAQASAPDGRKTHRTISRIAQAVSLALSHSCILVPGIFTMICGSQMAYAYAVPETDIFPPRNSIYMHAEDSHLFLTRLIISFFESLILLLRAIHLSFLFAPSIVMAPFADSFGPEFRKLWLQVVHRTLERAGPAFIKWGQWAATRPDLFPRDLCNELSKLHTKAPEHSFAYTKKAVEKAFGRKISEIFDDFEEQPVASGSIAQVHRASLRSRYRGRQVKPMLVAVKVRHPGVGESIKTDFEIINAVARMSRFIPALNWLRLDESVQQFAVFMMSQVDLAREAAHLNRFVYNFRQWKDVSFPKPVYPLVHPAVLVETFEHGESVSHYVDELEGKNDRTSSALAHIGTHALLKMLLVDNFVHADMHPGNILVRVAQKNPTRKKIFKTKPHVIFLDVGMTAELSKSDRVNLLEFFKAVARRDGQTAAECTLRLSKKQNCPKPEAFIKEVRESFDFWGTPEGDLIHQTDCMQQLLEKVRRHKVNVDGNVCTVMVTVLVLEGWQRKLDPDYDVMHTLQTLLLKSDWAASLSYTIGGLMAP
- the LOC121787137 gene encoding equilibrative nucleotide transporter 3-like — translated: MTTVDEKGASISTRIEGKFLATVVCWFLGIGTLVAWNSMLTVQDYYYELFPRYHPSRVLTLVYQPFALGTMSLLAHYEAKVDTRRRILYGYIIFFLSTLGLILIDIGTGGGRGIGDYIGICVFVASFGLADACVQGGMVGDLSYMDPDFVQSFFAGLAASGALTSVLRLVTKAIFDKTDQGLRKGVILFLSISTLFEFVCIFLYANVFGRLPIVKHFRKKAALEGSKTVTSDLAAAGIHTKDNENIVKHERLTNKELLLKNKDHAFNLWFIYALTLSIFPGFLYENTGEHQLGAWYAVVLVACYNIWDLIGRYVPLIDGIRLESRKGLTIACLSRIVLIPCFYFTAKYGDQGWMIMLCSFLGLSNGYLTVCVLTVAPRGYTAPEQNALGNLLVVFLLAGIFAGVVLGWLWLINNAAF